A stretch of the Verrucomicrobiota bacterium genome encodes the following:
- a CDS encoding transposase produces the protein MTEFIKLKTSQETIQIGFTDQKVSGRAGLLTFAGFLQWHRYGELLAKVLPHRRKSKQAIPVADLAVGFQTGILAGAEKLSQVAHLRKDVMLPTLLDIQCIGSQSSYTRFFQGFASAGKNLATFRPLWRWCQERLPSRPGGYALDLDSTRLLHEDGHQEGVATGYTRLGSKPCLHPLLAVLEEAKVVVRFWLRSGNASCANNVVAFTLDLLANQPSWIHLRLVRADSGFCLPEWLALLEQQKLPYIVVAKLRQPVQRLLKQDLLWTPTEVAGTEAAEVWHQEVNWPQPRRVILLRHRIAEKQAAGQRTGGKTLVDCPG, from the coding sequence GTGACCGAATTCATTAAACTCAAAACTTCGCAAGAAACCATCCAAATCGGTTTCACGGACCAAAAAGTCAGCGGGCGGGCCGGACTGCTGACCTTTGCCGGCTTTCTCCAGTGGCACCGTTATGGGGAGCTATTGGCCAAGGTCTTGCCGCACCGGCGTAAAAGCAAGCAGGCCATACCGGTAGCGGATCTGGCGGTGGGGTTTCAAACCGGCATTCTGGCCGGGGCCGAAAAGCTGTCGCAAGTGGCCCATTTGCGCAAGGATGTCATGTTGCCCACGCTCCTGGACATCCAATGCATTGGCAGCCAGTCAAGCTACACGCGGTTCTTTCAAGGTTTTGCTAGCGCGGGTAAAAACCTGGCCACCTTCCGGCCCCTGTGGCGCTGGTGCCAGGAACGGTTGCCCAGCCGGCCGGGCGGCTATGCCCTGGATTTGGATTCGACGCGGCTGCTGCACGAGGATGGGCATCAGGAAGGGGTGGCGACCGGCTATACGCGCCTGGGCAGCAAGCCCTGCTTGCATCCGCTGCTGGCGGTGTTGGAGGAAGCCAAGGTGGTCGTGAGGTTTTGGTTGCGCTCGGGCAATGCCAGTTGTGCCAACAACGTCGTGGCCTTCACACTGGACTTGCTGGCCAACCAACCCAGTTGGATTCACTTGCGCTTGGTGCGGGCTGATTCGGGTTTTTGCCTGCCCGAATGGCTGGCGCTGCTGGAACAACAGAAGTTACCTTACATTGTGGTGGCCAAACTGCGCCAGCCGGTGCAGCGGTTGCTCAAACAAGACCTGCTCTGGACGCCCACCGAGGTGGCCGGCACCGAAGCCGCCGAGGTGTGGCATCAGGAGGTCAATTGGCCGCAACCCCGGCGGGTGATTCTGTTGCGGCATCGGATCGCCGAGAAGCAGGCGGCGGGACAACGTACGGGCGGCAAAACGCTGGTGGACTGCCCCGGCTAG
- a CDS encoding Ni/Fe hydrogenase subunit alpha, producing MNNEVKQVWNQGNAQANASYQAKKRNITIDPITRLEGHGKIDIFLNDKGNVERAYFQVPELRGFEVFSIGRPSEDMPQITSRICGVCPTAHHMAATKALDDLYKTEPTSAGRKIRELVYNTFTLEDHALHVFVLGGPDFIVGPEAPKELRNIVGVIGKVGLDAGKKVISTRRRLRELITYFGGKVVHPVLGLPGGVSKALKAEDLPKFKELCRDGLEFATWTLQVFRDIVLKNPEYVKMITSEAYTHKTCYMGMVDEQNKVNFYDGKLRVVDCNGKEVCKFTAQQYKEFVAEHVEPWSYMKFTYLKSRGWTGFSEGENTGVYAVGPLARLNAADGMATPLAQKAYEEFYQTLGGKPVHHTLATHWARVIEMIYAAERMEQLINDPEIISPDVRKVPTNIPAVGMGVVEAPRGTLFHHYETDARGIIKMANMIVATTNNAARIAMSVERAAMGLIKDGNVTEGLLNKVEMAFRAYDPCLGCATHSLPGHMPLQANIYNAERKLVQQLEQH from the coding sequence ATGAATAACGAAGTAAAACAAGTTTGGAACCAGGGGAATGCGCAAGCCAATGCCTCTTATCAGGCCAAGAAGCGCAATATCACCATTGACCCCATCACCCGCCTGGAAGGTCACGGCAAGATTGACATCTTCCTGAACGACAAGGGCAACGTCGAGCGCGCCTATTTCCAGGTGCCCGAGCTGCGCGGCTTTGAAGTCTTCAGCATCGGGCGTCCGTCGGAGGATATGCCGCAAATCACCAGCCGCATCTGCGGCGTCTGCCCCACCGCCCATCACATGGCGGCCACCAAGGCGCTGGATGATTTGTACAAGACGGAACCCACCTCCGCCGGTCGCAAGATCCGCGAGCTGGTCTATAATACCTTCACCCTGGAAGATCACGCGCTGCACGTGTTCGTGCTGGGCGGTCCCGACTTCATTGTTGGGCCCGAAGCGCCCAAGGAATTGCGCAACATCGTCGGCGTGATTGGCAAAGTCGGCCTGGATGCCGGCAAGAAAGTTATTTCCACGCGCCGGCGTTTGCGGGAACTGATCACCTATTTTGGCGGCAAAGTGGTACACCCGGTGTTGGGCCTGCCCGGCGGCGTCTCCAAGGCGCTCAAGGCGGAGGATTTGCCCAAGTTCAAGGAACTGTGCCGGGACGGCCTCGAGTTTGCCACCTGGACCTTGCAGGTGTTCCGGGACATTGTGCTGAAGAACCCCGAGTACGTGAAGATGATCACCTCGGAGGCGTACACCCATAAGACCTGTTACATGGGAATGGTGGACGAACAGAACAAGGTCAACTTCTACGATGGCAAATTGCGCGTCGTGGATTGCAATGGCAAGGAAGTCTGCAAGTTCACCGCCCAGCAATACAAGGAATTTGTTGCCGAACACGTCGAGCCGTGGAGCTACATGAAGTTCACCTACCTGAAATCGCGCGGTTGGACGGGCTTCTCCGAGGGCGAAAACACCGGCGTGTACGCGGTGGGCCCTTTGGCCCGCTTGAACGCTGCCGATGGCATGGCTACGCCGCTCGCCCAAAAGGCGTATGAGGAATTCTACCAGACCCTCGGTGGCAAACCGGTGCATCACACTCTGGCCACCCATTGGGCACGCGTCATTGAAATGATCTACGCGGCGGAACGCATGGAGCAGTTGATCAACGATCCCGAGATCATCAGCCCCGACGTCCGCAAAGTGCCCACCAACATCCCGGCCGTGGGCATGGGCGTGGTGGAAGCCCCGCGCGGCACCTTGTTCCATCACTACGAAACCGATGCGCGCGGCATTATCAAAATGGCCAACATGATTGTCGCCACCACCAACAACGCCGCGCGCATTGCGATGAGCGTTGAGCGGGCGGCCATGGGCCTGATCAAGGATGGCAACGTCACGGAAGGTTTGTTGAACAAAGTGGAAATGGCTTTCCGCGCCTACGATCCTTGCCTGGGCTGCGCCACGCACTCGCTGCCTGGCCACATGCCCTTGCAGGCGAACATCTACAACGCCGAGCGCAAGCTGGTCCAACAATTGGAGCAGCATTAA
- a CDS encoding oxidoreductase translates to MSKPKVAFYWCASCGGCEETVVDLAEDILGVVEKVDIILWPVAMDFKYKDVEAMPDKSITATLLNGAIRSSEQEEMAHLLRRKSQFLIAYGSCAHTGGIPALANQFPREQLLKFSYEDSPTTVNDKKVRPQLSFTEEGRTVHLPELHNVVRSLDQVVDVDYYVPGCPPTPNITRMAITALLEGKLPPKGSVIAPDIALCDECSRKATKPVDLAYTEFKRPHEKLLDPEKCFLTQGVVCMGPATRSGCGAQCTTGNMPCTGCFGPTSRVHDQGAKILSSICANISPKEDDAIDKVLEGIPDPVGTFYRYGLAKSLLRRKVNLPMTRSAQ, encoded by the coding sequence ATGTCAAAACCCAAGGTAGCATTTTACTGGTGCGCGTCCTGCGGCGGCTGTGAAGAAACCGTCGTGGACCTCGCGGAAGACATTCTGGGCGTCGTGGAGAAGGTGGACATCATCCTGTGGCCGGTGGCCATGGATTTCAAATACAAGGATGTGGAAGCCATGCCCGATAAGTCCATCACCGCCACGCTGCTCAATGGCGCCATCCGTTCCTCCGAGCAGGAGGAAATGGCCCATCTGCTGCGCCGCAAGAGTCAATTCCTGATTGCCTATGGTTCGTGCGCGCACACCGGCGGCATTCCGGCGCTGGCCAATCAGTTCCCGCGCGAACAACTCCTGAAGTTCAGCTATGAGGATTCACCTACCACGGTGAACGACAAGAAGGTGCGCCCGCAATTATCCTTTACCGAGGAGGGTCGCACGGTTCATCTGCCGGAATTGCATAACGTGGTGCGCAGCCTCGATCAGGTCGTGGACGTGGACTATTATGTGCCCGGTTGCCCGCCGACGCCGAACATCACCCGCATGGCCATCACGGCGCTGCTCGAAGGCAAGCTGCCGCCCAAAGGTTCGGTGATCGCGCCGGACATCGCCCTGTGCGATGAATGCTCGCGCAAAGCCACCAAGCCGGTGGATCTTGCTTATACCGAGTTCAAGCGCCCCCACGAAAAACTGCTCGATCCCGAGAAATGTTTCCTGACCCAAGGCGTGGTTTGCATGGGGCCCGCCACCCGCAGTGGTTGCGGCGCGCAATGCACTACCGGCAACATGCCCTGCACCGGTTGTTTCGGTCCCACGTCCCGCGTCCACGATCAAGGCGCCAAGATTCTATCTTCCATCTGCGCCAATATCAGTCCCAAGGAAGACGATGCCATTGACAAGGTGTTGGAAGGCATTCCCGATCCGGTGGGAACGTTCTACCGGTATGGATTGGCCAAGAGTCTCTTGCGCCGCAAAGTCAACCTGCCCATGACCCGTTCAGCCCAATAG
- a CDS encoding hydrogenase iron-sulfur subunit, translated as MSNENWKPRIVAFFCNWCTYTAADLAGVSRMKYAANIRVIRLMCSGRVDPQFILDAFSKGADAVLIGGCHPNDCHYVEGNYKMLRRFRLLRRMLMDMGIEEKRFRLEWISAAEGEKVKRVVNEMVKEVTELGPLQMPQKFDEWDKEMDQLQAHVNQTTPPVEAVLAK; from the coding sequence ATGAGTAACGAGAATTGGAAACCGCGCATTGTGGCCTTTTTCTGCAACTGGTGTACGTACACCGCCGCAGACTTGGCCGGGGTATCACGCATGAAATACGCGGCGAACATCCGCGTCATCCGCCTGATGTGTTCGGGCCGGGTGGACCCACAGTTTATCCTGGACGCCTTTTCCAAAGGCGCGGACGCCGTATTGATCGGTGGTTGCCATCCCAATGATTGCCATTACGTCGAGGGCAATTACAAGATGCTCAGGCGGTTTCGCCTGCTGCGGCGCATGCTCATGGATATGGGCATCGAGGAAAAACGGTTTCGCTTGGAGTGGATCTCCGCCGCCGAAGGCGAAAAGGTCAAGCGGGTGGTCAACGAAATGGTCAAGGAAGTGACCGAGCTGGGGCCGTTGCAAATGCCGCAAAAATTTGACGAATGGGACAAGGAGATGGACCAGCTCCAGGCACACGTCAACCAAACAACGCCGCCGGTGGAAGCCGTGCTGGCCAAATAA
- a CDS encoding CoB--CoM heterodisulfide reductase iron-sulfur subunit A family protein → MSESKKDIRIGFYVCHCGHNIASMVDCAEVAKYVEKLPNVVLSRDYKYMCSDPGQELIQMDIKEHKLNRVVVASCSPLLHEHTFRGATEAGGLNPFFFHMVNIREHNSWVHTDRKEATEKAKALAQAAINRVAFHKALETKRVSVNPAALVVGGGIAGIHSAMTLANAGKKVFLVEREPTIGGHMAKFDKTFPTLDCAACILTPKMSEVGNHPNITLMTYSEVTKVDGYVGNFTVTVKRKPRYIIEDLCIGCQDCIPACVYKEPKFTDEFNEGLGKRKPVYIPFPQATPQVVVIDPETCLNLKMGKCKKTCVEACGDKKAIDFTQKETFEEIKVGTMIVATGFKTFDAERLPQFGYGIHKNVYTALEVERLVNASGPTGGEVICRDGRHPKSVGIIHCVGSRDKTTNRWCSRVCCMYSMKLAHLIKEHTEAEVYNFYIDMRCPGKGYEEFYDKLLSEGVHFIRGRVGEVTDWAMTPEEEGKLVLRVEDTLAGFVRRIPVDMVVLATGLEPQTDAQDVRRMFNMSCGSEGFFLERHPKLAPVNTFTDGIFLAGCCQGPKDIPDTVAQAGAAAAEAMVLIDTGYVEQEPNTAFIVETECCGCKSCIPLCPYTAITFDGTTMKATVNEALCKGCGTCVASCPSGSIVQNLFEDDEVFSEIEGILAYE, encoded by the coding sequence ATGAGCGAATCGAAAAAGGATATCCGGATAGGTTTTTACGTCTGTCATTGCGGGCATAACATCGCCAGTATGGTGGATTGTGCCGAGGTGGCCAAGTATGTAGAGAAGCTGCCCAACGTGGTGCTCTCCCGCGACTATAAATACATGTGTTCCGATCCTGGCCAGGAACTCATTCAGATGGACATCAAGGAGCACAAACTCAACCGCGTGGTGGTGGCCTCCTGCTCGCCGCTGCTGCATGAGCACACCTTCCGTGGTGCCACCGAGGCTGGTGGGTTGAATCCGTTCTTCTTCCACATGGTCAACATCCGCGAGCATAACTCGTGGGTGCATACGGATCGCAAGGAAGCCACGGAAAAAGCCAAGGCCCTGGCCCAGGCCGCGATCAACCGCGTCGCGTTCCACAAGGCGCTGGAAACCAAGCGGGTCAGCGTCAACCCCGCCGCACTGGTGGTTGGCGGCGGGATCGCCGGCATTCACTCTGCGATGACGCTGGCCAATGCCGGCAAAAAAGTATTTCTGGTTGAGCGCGAGCCCACAATTGGCGGGCACATGGCCAAGTTTGACAAGACCTTCCCAACCCTGGATTGCGCGGCGTGCATTCTCACGCCGAAGATGTCCGAGGTGGGCAATCATCCCAACATTACCTTGATGACCTATTCCGAGGTGACGAAGGTGGATGGTTACGTGGGAAATTTCACGGTCACCGTGAAGCGCAAGCCGCGTTACATCATTGAAGATTTGTGCATCGGCTGCCAGGACTGCATTCCCGCCTGTGTGTACAAGGAACCCAAGTTCACCGATGAATTCAACGAGGGGCTCGGCAAGCGCAAGCCGGTTTATATTCCTTTCCCGCAGGCTACGCCGCAAGTGGTGGTTATTGATCCCGAGACCTGTTTGAACCTGAAGATGGGCAAGTGCAAAAAGACATGCGTGGAAGCCTGTGGCGATAAGAAGGCCATTGATTTCACCCAGAAGGAAACCTTTGAGGAAATCAAGGTTGGCACGATGATCGTGGCGACCGGTTTCAAGACCTTTGATGCCGAACGGTTGCCGCAATTTGGATACGGTATTCATAAGAACGTCTATACCGCGCTGGAAGTTGAACGTTTGGTCAATGCCTCCGGCCCGACCGGCGGCGAGGTGATCTGCCGCGATGGACGGCATCCGAAATCCGTGGGTATCATTCATTGTGTCGGCTCACGCGATAAGACCACCAACCGCTGGTGTTCGCGCGTGTGCTGCATGTACTCGATGAAGCTGGCCCACCTGATCAAGGAGCATACCGAAGCCGAAGTGTACAACTTCTACATTGATATGCGCTGCCCGGGCAAAGGCTACGAGGAGTTTTATGATAAGCTGCTTTCCGAGGGCGTGCATTTTATTCGCGGTCGCGTGGGCGAAGTCACCGATTGGGCGATGACGCCGGAAGAAGAGGGTAAGCTGGTCCTGCGCGTGGAGGATACGCTGGCCGGGTTCGTCCGCCGTATTCCAGTGGATATGGTGGTGCTGGCCACCGGGCTGGAGCCACAAACGGATGCCCAAGATGTCCGCCGCATGTTCAACATGAGCTGTGGCAGCGAAGGGTTCTTCCTGGAACGCCATCCGAAATTGGCACCGGTGAACACCTTCACCGATGGCATTTTCCTGGCTGGTTGCTGTCAGGGGCCGAAGGATATTCCAGATACCGTGGCCCAGGCCGGTGCTGCTGCTGCCGAAGCCATGGTGCTCATTGACACCGGTTACGTGGAGCAGGAACCGAACACCGCGTTCATTGTGGAGACCGAGTGTTGCGGTTGTAAATCATGCATCCCGCTGTGTCCGTACACGGCCATCACGTTTGATGGCACGACCATGAAGGCAACGGTCAATGAGGCGCTGTGCAAGGGTTGCGGCACATGTGTCGCCTCCTGTCCGTCGGGCTCGATCGTGCAGAACTTGTTCGAGGATGATGAAGTGTTCAGTGAAATTGAAGGAATTCTGGCTTATGAGTAA
- a CDS encoding CoB--CoM heterodisulfide reductase iron-sulfur subunit B family protein, whose product MKYSYFPGCSLKGLGKAYEKSLLPVFKQMGIELEELDDWNCCGATAYMAVDEAHAFVMASRNLALAEKAGHKELLAPCSACYLVLNKTKKYLKASPKTNAQIQTALKSANLTYSGNVPVRHPIDVLINDVGLDAIKRLVKQPLKGLKVAPYYGCQIVRPYCDFDNQRNPVTMDKLLEALGATVVYYPLKTKCCGGSLTGTLPEAGVRLSYILLKEAIKRGANCIATVCPLCQFNLDGYHHQIEQKFESVRIPTVYFTQLMGLAFGLSADEVGLGHCMVPFNWTAGQPVTV is encoded by the coding sequence ATGAAATATTCGTATTTTCCCGGTTGTTCGTTGAAAGGGCTGGGTAAAGCCTATGAAAAGTCCCTGTTGCCGGTCTTCAAGCAAATGGGGATTGAATTGGAGGAGTTGGACGATTGGAATTGTTGCGGTGCCACGGCCTATATGGCGGTGGATGAAGCCCATGCTTTCGTGATGGCTTCGCGCAACTTGGCCTTGGCCGAAAAGGCCGGACACAAGGAACTATTGGCCCCGTGCAGCGCCTGTTATCTGGTGCTGAATAAAACCAAGAAGTATCTCAAAGCGTCACCCAAAACGAACGCGCAAATTCAGACGGCCTTGAAGAGCGCGAACTTGACCTATAGCGGCAATGTGCCGGTCCGACATCCCATTGATGTGCTCATCAATGATGTGGGGTTGGACGCCATCAAACGCCTGGTCAAGCAGCCGCTCAAAGGGCTTAAAGTTGCCCCGTACTACGGCTGCCAAATTGTCCGGCCTTACTGCGACTTTGATAACCAGCGCAACCCGGTCACCATGGATAAACTACTGGAGGCTCTTGGTGCCACGGTGGTCTATTACCCGCTCAAGACCAAGTGTTGCGGCGGCAGTCTCACCGGCACTCTGCCGGAAGCTGGCGTACGCCTGAGCTACATCCTGCTCAAGGAAGCCATCAAACGCGGCGCCAACTGCATTGCCACGGTCTGCCCGCTCTGCCAATTCAACCTGGACGGCTATCATCACCAGATCGAACAGAAATTTGAATCGGTGCGGATTCCCACGGTCTATTTCACGCAACTGATGGGATTGGCCTTCGGTTTGTCGGCGGACGAGGTGGGGCTGGGCCATTGCATGGTGCCCTTTAACTGGACGGCGGGGCAACCCGTTACCGTTTGA